One genomic window of Scatophagus argus isolate fScaArg1 chromosome 16, fScaArg1.pri, whole genome shotgun sequence includes the following:
- the LOC124073031 gene encoding uncharacterized protein LOC124073031 isoform X1 has product MSATWLKLITIFCLSCGSESGGVVYRNIGESLTIQCRSNETDEEFLHLKRGLNEDDVLVKEHNLEPKAISKEFTGRLQLNGKFPNIDILIKNVTLQDLGPFWCMYSKFVKKTSEYKMNKRSGSVLLVVTDTTDTTSTTVKGHGKCETGHNDLILGSIVISAVVLLGVVMIFFIWIIKQKSLRSTAKPRSVPTNDVYEDMRGTLKR; this is encoded by the exons ATGTCTGCTACCTGGTTAAAGCTCATAACCATCTTTTGTCTCTCCTGTGGCTCAG AGAGCGGTGGAGTGGTATACAGAAACATCGGAGAGTCCCTCACTATCCAGTGCAGATCTAATGAGACAGACGAAGAGTTCCTCCATTTGAAGAGAGGTCTCAACGAGGATGATGTTTTAGTCAAGGAGCACAATTTAGAGCCAAAGGCCATCTCCAAAGAATTCACTGGCAGACTTCAGTTAAATGGAAAATTTCCCAACATAGACATCCTCATCAAGAACGTGACTCTTCAGGACTTGGGGCCGTTCTGGTGCATGTACTCAAAGTTTGTCAAGAAGACCAGTGAGTACAAGATGAATAAACGCTCGGGGTCTGTGCTCCTGGTGGTGACAG ATACAACGGATACAACTTCTACAACAGTTAAAGGCCACGGCAAGTGTGAAACAGGACACAACGACCTGATCCTGGGGTCTATTGTGatctctgctgttgtgctgcttGGCGTCGTTATGATCTTCTTCATATGGATCATCAAG CAGAAGAGTCTGCGTAGCACAGCGAAACCAAGAAGCGTCCCCACCAACGATGTTTATGAAGACATGCGTGGAACACTGAAGCGCTAA
- the LOC124073031 gene encoding uncharacterized protein LOC124073031 isoform X2, translating into MSATWLKLITIFCLSCGSESGGVVYRNIGESLTIQCRSNETDEEFLHLKRGLNEDDVLVKEHNLEPKAISKEFTGRLQLNGKFPNIDILIKNVTLQDLGPFWCMYSKFVKKTSEYKMNKRSGSVLLVVTDTTDTTSTTVKGHGKCETGHNDLILGSIVISAVVLLGVVMIFFIWIIKKSLRSTAKPRSVPTNDVYEDMRGTLKR; encoded by the exons ATGTCTGCTACCTGGTTAAAGCTCATAACCATCTTTTGTCTCTCCTGTGGCTCAG AGAGCGGTGGAGTGGTATACAGAAACATCGGAGAGTCCCTCACTATCCAGTGCAGATCTAATGAGACAGACGAAGAGTTCCTCCATTTGAAGAGAGGTCTCAACGAGGATGATGTTTTAGTCAAGGAGCACAATTTAGAGCCAAAGGCCATCTCCAAAGAATTCACTGGCAGACTTCAGTTAAATGGAAAATTTCCCAACATAGACATCCTCATCAAGAACGTGACTCTTCAGGACTTGGGGCCGTTCTGGTGCATGTACTCAAAGTTTGTCAAGAAGACCAGTGAGTACAAGATGAATAAACGCTCGGGGTCTGTGCTCCTGGTGGTGACAG ATACAACGGATACAACTTCTACAACAGTTAAAGGCCACGGCAAGTGTGAAACAGGACACAACGACCTGATCCTGGGGTCTATTGTGatctctgctgttgtgctgcttGGCGTCGTTATGATCTTCTTCATATGGATCATCAAG AAGAGTCTGCGTAGCACAGCGAAACCAAGAAGCGTCCCCACCAACGATGTTTATGAAGACATGCGTGGAACACTGAAGCGCTAA